Proteins encoded in a region of the Cytobacillus pseudoceanisediminis genome:
- a CDS encoding condensation domain-containing protein, with amino-acid sequence MEYPLQIIDEKVPFSFSYSPSSNKEEDHNLSIQQIVSNRLDVGAGKNVHIEIRKLKDKEYEINLYGLSLCTDLASLKMIIHQAISLYVGNTQLPEEEIIQYVDFSQWQYDIYESEEVQIEIPRQAVLPYERLNEQSKNLSLQRIKKQIDQTLSSEIKNLGMRYNLSVSSLLLSGWKVFLSKLSCLDMPVGVVAEGREYEELKESVGQFEKVLPVQLDYNDYTYIEYAEKWQKHTKALFDKAEYVNPLTLMSKSEDFIPYQARYIDKIDWPEPFSVSIEDLATYSEKHKLFLTIFPAEEGYKMILQFNACNYRRDDAEKLLNEFIHHLKVCADSPEKNLNACLS; translated from the coding sequence ATGGAGTACCCTCTTCAAATAATTGATGAAAAAGTGCCTTTTAGTTTTTCATATTCTCCTAGTTCAAATAAAGAGGAAGACCATAACTTGTCCATCCAGCAGATTGTAAGCAATAGATTAGATGTTGGGGCAGGCAAAAACGTTCATATTGAGATAAGAAAATTAAAAGATAAAGAATATGAAATTAATCTTTATGGATTAAGTTTATGTACAGATCTAGCTTCTTTAAAAATGATTATCCATCAGGCTATCAGCCTTTATGTTGGGAACACTCAGTTACCAGAAGAAGAAATTATTCAGTATGTAGATTTTAGCCAGTGGCAGTATGACATATATGAAAGTGAAGAGGTCCAAATAGAAATCCCGCGGCAAGCGGTGCTTCCTTACGAAAGACTTAATGAGCAGTCAAAAAACCTTAGTCTCCAAAGAATTAAAAAACAGATAGACCAGACTCTATCCTCTGAAATAAAAAATTTAGGAATGCGGTATAACCTTTCTGTTTCCTCTCTTCTTCTTTCCGGGTGGAAAGTGTTCTTATCCAAACTGTCTTGTTTAGACATGCCGGTCGGGGTTGTAGCAGAGGGAAGGGAATATGAAGAGTTGAAAGAAAGTGTTGGTCAGTTTGAGAAAGTGTTGCCTGTACAGCTTGATTATAACGACTATACGTATATCGAATATGCGGAGAAGTGGCAAAAGCATACAAAGGCTCTGTTTGATAAAGCAGAATATGTGAATCCACTGACACTTATGTCAAAGTCTGAAGACTTTATTCCGTACCAGGCGCGTTATATCGATAAGATTGACTGGCCAGAACCATTTTCTGTATCTATCGAAGATTTGGCCACCTATTCTGAAAAGCATAAACTCTTTCTGACAATTTTTCCTGCTGAAGAAGGATATAAAATGATTCTTCAATTTAATGCATGCAACTACAGAAGAGATGATGCAGAAAAATTGCTAAATGAATTTATCCATCATCTTAAGGTTTGTGCTGATTCCCCAGAGAAAAACTTAAATGCCTGTCTTTCTTAA
- a CDS encoding TauD/TfdA family dioxygenase, translated as MTKTLKVERRTRQTVQMNKPLVTKNLLKEGKFLPIVITPNSEEVDLFKWASKSREELNAFLLKHGGILFRGFKVEGIRDFHTFIREIAGDLLEYKDHATPRSAVKNQIYTSTDFDSDQWIELHNEMAYSNEWPMKIFFYCNIAAVSGGETPIADSRRIYQKIDPQIRKKFEDKQVMYVRNLGLTLGMKWQDVFQTELKEEVEEICRQNAMDCIWKTDDHLRIEQIRPAITDHPVTGAPLWFNQITAFNLTTLNKEIREEILRQYDVQDVPKNSFYGDGTEIEPEVLEHIRKVYEEETVMFSWQEGDILMLDNMLTAHGRSPYTGNRRTLVGMTETCSWNK; from the coding sequence ATGACAAAAACACTAAAAGTGGAACGGAGAACAAGGCAGACTGTACAGATGAATAAGCCACTTGTTACCAAGAATCTTCTAAAGGAAGGAAAGTTCTTACCTATTGTAATCACTCCGAACTCTGAGGAAGTAGACTTATTCAAATGGGCCAGTAAGAGTCGTGAAGAACTAAATGCTTTCCTGCTAAAGCATGGAGGAATACTTTTTAGAGGCTTTAAGGTAGAGGGTATTAGGGATTTTCATACCTTTATTCGTGAAATAGCAGGGGACCTCCTTGAATACAAAGATCATGCTACTCCAAGAAGCGCAGTAAAGAATCAAATTTACACTTCAACTGATTTTGATTCAGATCAGTGGATAGAGCTGCATAATGAAATGGCCTACAGCAACGAATGGCCAATGAAAATCTTTTTTTACTGTAACATCGCAGCTGTTTCAGGTGGGGAAACACCAATAGCTGATAGCCGGAGAATCTATCAAAAGATTGATCCGCAGATAAGAAAAAAGTTTGAAGACAAACAAGTAATGTATGTAAGAAATCTTGGACTTACCCTAGGAATGAAATGGCAAGATGTATTTCAAACGGAACTTAAGGAGGAAGTAGAGGAGATTTGCAGACAAAACGCAATGGATTGTATCTGGAAAACGGATGATCACTTGAGGATAGAACAGATACGTCCCGCTATAACAGATCATCCTGTGACCGGAGCACCTCTCTGGTTCAATCAAATAACCGCTTTTAACCTTACTACACTTAACAAGGAAATTAGGGAAGAAATTTTAAGGCAATATGATGTCCAGGATGTTCCCAAAAATTCTTTTTATGGAGATGGAACAGAGATTGAGCCAGAAGTACTGGAGCATATCCGAAAAGTGTACGAAGAAGAAACAGTGATGTTCTCCTGGCAAGAAGGCGATATTCTGATGCTCGATAACATGCTTACGGCACATGGTCGTTCACCATATACCGGAAACCGAAGAACACTGGTGGGAATGACAGAAACATGCAGTTGGAATAAATAA
- a CDS encoding condensation domain-containing protein produces MHSAYLMYTSGSTGEPKGVTVTHNAALLHYQSFKETFQLKESDKVLQFGTITFDPSTEQIFPTLFSGGEVFIRGEHLWDAQEFVDKVNEYEITIGNLPTPYWTEVVQYYRLTNRQLEMPSLRMLAIGGDKLSKAHAEAWNLVNKGKTELYNFYGPTEIVTTCTYYKISKELPDTPIVSIGIPFPNRKTYILDNMDRLVPDGKPGELYIGGPILSSGYHLKPAQTAERFLPDPFSTVPGGRMYRTGDIVASSPTGEIDFLGRNDDQLKIRGYRVETGEIEKALLTIPGVRQSIVKAESVSGRKTLYAYVTLDKAISNEELKASLKSVLPEYMIPRSIIVLDELPMLTNGKVDRKALPLPEVLENTRTSIAVPVNSLQEKMACIWEEVLRVDKVGIHDNYFELGGDSILALQIAAKCQEVNIHLTTKDLFEHQTIENISLALENESDEYLNSNLTDLGGANGQPFTPIMKWFFEKELANPHHWNQSVFINSKEDLAVREFKQALTCMVEAHQAFQTRFIHNGDEWVQIPDDSPGFTFEVIDINGEAALDSQNKRIQEAQSSIDFSNGPLMKVLYFRNEKEKKYEVFFTAHHLIVDGVSWRILLEDLQSAYNQILKNEQVKLPNEGMSFKEWGHFLQNYAKSEKLAKEYPYWKKTAAFSTKIPRDFINSDIRNTEGSKVKKTISFTEKETQYLLTGVNQTLDAKIQEILITSLILTLRKWTGNKQVKVDLEGHGREEINKGVQLSRTVGWFTALFPFLSDTGKNQSLLESLTSTVRQIRSIPQNGIGFGILKYLTDKELKDNASDVSFNYLGQVMHSRENDFFEISNRSAEPIRSKESRRAYLIDVEGAVIGGKLSLDWMYSSYVHKDETIEILISTFVSTVKDIIALAKQFEYKLLLPKSFPKISLREDEWELVSSHSTDIEDIFPLSPVQEGMLFHTLMHPNSGVYVEQMAFRICGEFSVQAFSKAWDHVLASNSILRADFLWEGFTKPIHVINSEPKVQVEYEDWSGKSSLSAETDLEDLRRMQRLTGFIPGRDQMLKLKLICLNEETHYFIWTYHHLLLDGWSMPMVINQLSEAYRNIISGIELRRMASLSFGEFSFWQSTQDRSNTDEFWKENLLNYDQRAILVGTATKSNLASSGHREIKRKLSLDLTGNLKTLASREKATLNTIVQCGWSLLLSFLGKKEQVIFGSVFSGRSAPVKGIEEMVGMFINTLPIGVKVTKRKSVRSLLSEVQNLQGKISQIEHMPLTEIKEIIGYKSKDPLFETCLIFANFPNMLSSDGKQQLLEGVSVQDVEIAEQTNFPLTVSIVPEDSLSLDINYSCSHFNEDDINLYLDLLVAVLSQMGTDSGCEVGMLMAEMEKLLLYHNQSQESQKRNGIGAD; encoded by the coding sequence TTGCATTCCGCATACCTGATGTATACCTCGGGCTCTACAGGTGAGCCTAAAGGAGTGACGGTCACCCATAATGCTGCTCTACTTCACTATCAATCTTTCAAGGAAACTTTTCAATTGAAAGAATCGGATAAAGTGCTTCAATTTGGCACTATAACATTTGATCCTTCAACGGAACAAATTTTCCCGACATTATTTAGTGGGGGAGAAGTATTTATCCGGGGGGAACATTTGTGGGATGCTCAAGAATTTGTAGACAAAGTGAATGAATATGAAATAACTATTGGGAATCTTCCAACCCCATATTGGACTGAAGTTGTACAGTATTACCGTCTAACCAATAGACAGCTGGAAATGCCTTCGTTAAGGATGCTGGCAATTGGAGGGGACAAGCTTTCCAAAGCTCACGCTGAAGCATGGAACCTGGTAAATAAAGGGAAAACAGAACTTTATAACTTTTATGGACCAACAGAAATTGTGACAACCTGTACTTACTATAAAATTAGCAAAGAACTGCCTGATACACCAATTGTGAGTATAGGTATCCCATTCCCAAACAGAAAAACCTATATTCTGGACAACATGGACAGACTAGTGCCCGATGGGAAGCCGGGGGAACTTTACATTGGAGGACCTATCCTCTCAAGCGGTTATCATTTGAAACCAGCGCAGACCGCCGAACGATTTTTGCCGGACCCATTCAGCACAGTTCCAGGAGGGAGGATGTATCGCACGGGGGATATAGTAGCATCTTCTCCTACAGGGGAAATCGATTTTCTTGGAAGAAACGATGACCAGCTAAAAATACGTGGCTACAGGGTCGAGACAGGAGAAATAGAAAAAGCACTGTTAACTATCCCTGGAGTAAGGCAGTCCATTGTAAAAGCAGAATCAGTTTCAGGAAGAAAAACACTTTACGCTTATGTAACTTTGGACAAAGCAATATCTAATGAGGAATTAAAAGCATCACTCAAAAGCGTGCTCCCGGAATATATGATCCCTAGATCGATTATAGTACTGGATGAACTGCCAATGCTTACAAATGGAAAGGTTGACCGTAAAGCTCTTCCGTTGCCTGAAGTTCTTGAAAATACACGTACTTCTATTGCTGTTCCGGTGAACTCTCTTCAGGAAAAAATGGCCTGCATATGGGAAGAAGTACTTAGGGTTGATAAAGTAGGGATCCATGATAATTATTTTGAGCTTGGCGGAGATTCCATTCTAGCACTTCAAATTGCTGCAAAGTGTCAGGAAGTAAACATTCATCTAACAACTAAAGACTTGTTTGAACACCAGACCATTGAAAATATTTCACTTGCTCTGGAGAACGAGAGCGACGAATACTTGAATTCTAATTTAACAGATTTGGGAGGAGCAAATGGCCAGCCGTTTACACCAATAATGAAATGGTTCTTTGAAAAGGAACTTGCAAATCCACATCACTGGAACCAATCTGTCTTTATCAATTCAAAAGAAGATCTTGCTGTTCGTGAATTTAAGCAGGCTCTAACGTGTATGGTTGAAGCCCACCAAGCTTTCCAAACAAGGTTCATCCATAACGGTGATGAGTGGGTACAGATTCCGGATGATAGTCCTGGTTTTACATTTGAAGTGATAGACATAAATGGTGAAGCTGCGTTAGATTCCCAGAATAAAAGAATTCAGGAAGCCCAGTCATCTATTGACTTTAGTAATGGTCCATTGATGAAGGTTCTATATTTCAGAAATGAAAAAGAAAAGAAATATGAAGTTTTCTTTACTGCCCATCATCTAATCGTAGATGGTGTTTCCTGGAGAATATTACTAGAGGACCTGCAATCAGCGTACAATCAGATATTAAAGAATGAGCAAGTGAAATTGCCTAATGAAGGAATGTCTTTCAAAGAGTGGGGTCATTTTCTCCAGAATTATGCGAAAAGTGAAAAACTGGCGAAAGAGTATCCCTATTGGAAAAAAACAGCGGCATTCAGTACCAAGATACCTAGAGATTTCATTAACTCGGATATTCGAAACACAGAGGGAAGCAAGGTCAAGAAAACGATCAGTTTTACTGAAAAAGAAACACAATATCTATTAACCGGTGTCAATCAAACTTTGGATGCCAAGATTCAGGAGATACTTATTACAAGTTTAATCCTTACTTTAAGAAAATGGACCGGAAATAAACAAGTCAAAGTAGACCTAGAGGGACACGGTAGAGAAGAAATAAATAAAGGCGTTCAACTCAGCAGGACTGTTGGATGGTTTACAGCACTTTTCCCTTTTTTGTCTGACACAGGTAAAAATCAATCACTTCTCGAAAGCCTGACAAGTACCGTAAGACAAATCCGAAGTATACCGCAAAATGGTATCGGGTTTGGAATATTGAAATATTTAACAGATAAAGAGCTTAAAGACAATGCATCTGATGTCAGTTTTAATTATCTAGGCCAAGTAATGCACTCTAGGGAAAATGATTTCTTTGAAATTTCCAACAGGAGTGCGGAACCGATCAGAAGTAAAGAGTCCAGAAGAGCATATCTAATTGATGTCGAGGGGGCAGTCATAGGAGGAAAGCTTTCTTTAGATTGGATGTACAGTAGTTATGTCCATAAAGATGAAACGATTGAAATACTTATTTCCACTTTTGTTTCAACTGTGAAGGACATTATTGCCCTCGCCAAGCAATTTGAATATAAGCTGCTATTGCCAAAATCTTTTCCAAAAATCAGCCTCAGAGAGGATGAATGGGAACTTGTTAGTAGTCATTCTACTGATATAGAAGACATTTTTCCTTTATCGCCGGTCCAGGAAGGAATGCTTTTTCATACACTTATGCACCCGAATTCAGGCGTCTATGTAGAACAGATGGCGTTTAGAATCTGCGGGGAGTTCTCTGTACAGGCGTTCTCAAAAGCATGGGATCATGTATTGGCTTCTAACAGTATTCTCAGGGCGGACTTTTTATGGGAAGGCTTCACCAAGCCGATTCATGTAATAAATTCAGAACCTAAAGTGCAGGTGGAGTATGAAGACTGGTCAGGAAAATCTAGTTTGAGTGCCGAGACTGATTTAGAAGATTTAAGAAGAATGCAGCGATTGACAGGGTTTATTCCAGGTAGGGATCAGATGCTAAAGCTTAAACTGATTTGCTTAAATGAAGAAACCCATTATTTCATCTGGACCTATCATCATCTCCTTCTTGATGGGTGGTCAATGCCTATGGTAATTAACCAGCTATCAGAAGCATACAGAAATATCATTTCAGGCATAGAGCTAAGAAGAATGGCATCCCTTTCTTTTGGCGAGTTTTCTTTCTGGCAAAGCACACAGGATCGTTCAAACACAGACGAGTTCTGGAAAGAGAATTTATTAAATTACGATCAAAGGGCGATACTTGTTGGAACTGCAACTAAATCAAACTTGGCGAGCAGTGGGCATAGGGAAATAAAGAGGAAGCTTTCACTGGATCTCACTGGTAACTTAAAGACTTTAGCTTCTAGAGAAAAAGCTACGTTGAATACTATTGTTCAATGCGGATGGTCACTATTACTTAGCTTTCTCGGGAAAAAGGAGCAGGTAATATTCGGTTCAGTATTTTCTGGTCGATCAGCCCCTGTAAAGGGGATTGAAGAAATGGTTGGGATGTTCATTAATACCCTTCCAATCGGGGTTAAAGTCACTAAAAGGAAGTCTGTAAGGAGCCTTTTGTCCGAAGTTCAAAACCTGCAAGGAAAAATAAGTCAGATTGAGCATATGCCGTTAACAGAAATTAAGGAAATAATCGGATATAAATCAAAAGATCCCTTATTCGAGACATGTCTTATTTTTGCCAATTTCCCTAATATGTTGTCATCGGATGGAAAACAGCAGCTTCTTGAAGGTGTCAGCGTGCAGGATGTGGAGATTGCTGAGCAAACGAATTTTCCATTAACAGTTTCCATCGTGCCTGAAGATAGCCTCTCGTTGGATATTAACTACAGTTGCTCTCACTTTAATGAAGATGACATTAATTTGTACCTGGATCTTCTTGTAGCAGTCCTTTCACAAATGGGAACTGATTCAGGGTGTGAAGTAGGAATGCTGATGGCAGAAATGGAAAAGCTTCTACTTTATCATAATCAATCACAAGAGTCCCAAAAAAGGAACGGAATCGGAGCAGATTAA
- a CDS encoding condensation domain-containing protein, with the protein MKVPWEEKSWDCPLYEADEKLNKTAEDIRVEPFDLEKGPLMKFCLIKLTDGYEFIWTFHHLLMDGWSMPLVLKDVLDFYHSTIRDEPLSLENTPQYGEYISWLNKQELSEALEFFRRKLEGLEEPSYLKTKRGNSMHSVQDQYRDCFISEQERTRLESLARDHNVTLFTVLQSLWALLINSRTDFTDVVMGTVMSGRRPEVRNSDRIVGPFINTLPLRIRLKREDTMLEVIQQVQKEQTELLQYEYTPLFEVQKVSGLSADKPLFDSIIVFENYPFDPKLFTDEKAGLAITRFQVEEKSNFPVSLAVIPYEGKLLLRLHFSSSAINNDDAEAILNRLTLFMNQVLDDVNKTVDSLQLKDEKETKKTVIHGRTLKQKITGPFTLHEQFEKQVLIYGNKIAVRSENDAYTYKELNRRSNQLAAHLVEKGLTTGQHVAVMMERSADLVIAILGILKAGGVYVPIDKHMPEERIRYILHDSEARFMIVGKKGRLLVSLVLLVSQSRLNKTLVVEQQKRR; encoded by the coding sequence ATAAAAGTTCCGTGGGAGGAAAAGTCATGGGATTGCCCGCTATATGAAGCCGATGAAAAACTTAACAAAACTGCTGAGGATATACGAGTAGAACCTTTTGACCTTGAGAAGGGACCTTTGATGAAGTTTTGTTTAATAAAGCTAACTGATGGATATGAGTTCATCTGGACCTTTCATCACCTTTTGATGGATGGCTGGTCTATGCCCCTTGTACTAAAGGATGTTCTGGACTTTTACCATTCAACAATAAGAGATGAGCCACTTAGTTTAGAAAATACTCCACAGTACGGAGAATATATTTCTTGGCTTAACAAACAAGAGCTTAGTGAAGCTCTTGAATTTTTCCGAAGAAAGCTGGAAGGATTGGAAGAACCCAGTTATCTCAAAACAAAACGGGGTAATAGTATGCACTCCGTTCAGGATCAGTACAGGGATTGCTTTATATCTGAACAGGAAAGAACAAGACTTGAATCACTTGCCCGTGATCATAACGTAACTCTGTTTACGGTTTTACAGAGCCTATGGGCTTTATTGATAAACAGCAGGACTGACTTTACGGATGTGGTAATGGGGACAGTAATGTCCGGTCGCAGGCCTGAAGTGAGAAACTCCGATAGAATTGTCGGTCCATTCATAAATACACTCCCCTTAAGAATTCGACTTAAAAGGGAAGATACAATGCTGGAAGTAATCCAGCAGGTTCAAAAAGAGCAGACTGAATTGCTTCAGTATGAATATACCCCATTGTTCGAAGTGCAAAAAGTCAGTGGGCTAAGCGCAGATAAACCGCTATTTGACAGCATCATTGTTTTCGAGAACTATCCATTTGATCCCAAGCTTTTTACAGATGAAAAAGCAGGCCTAGCCATTACTCGTTTCCAGGTAGAGGAAAAGTCCAATTTTCCTGTTAGTTTAGCGGTAATTCCATATGAAGGGAAACTCCTTCTCCGCCTCCATTTTTCTTCCTCTGCAATCAATAATGATGATGCCGAGGCTATCTTGAACAGATTAACTTTATTTATGAATCAGGTTCTTGATGATGTAAACAAAACAGTGGATAGCCTTCAGCTAAAGGATGAAAAAGAAACGAAAAAAACAGTAATACATGGAAGAACTTTAAAACAGAAGATAACGGGACCATTTACATTACATGAACAATTTGAGAAACAGGTTCTTATCTACGGGAACAAGATTGCTGTGAGAAGTGAAAATGATGCTTATACATATAAAGAGCTTAACCGCCGTTCCAATCAGTTAGCAGCACATCTGGTGGAAAAAGGGCTAACTACAGGACAGCACGTTGCTGTCATGATGGAAAGGTCGGCCGATCTTGTAATTGCCATATTGGGTATCTTAAAGGCAGGCGGAGTTTATGTTCCTATTGACAAGCATATGCCAGAAGAACGGATAAGATATATTCTTCATGATTCAGAGGCTCGTTTCATGATTGTAGGAAAAAAGGGCAGACTGCTAGTTTCACTGGTATTACTTGTATCCCAGTCTCGGTTAAACAAGACATTGGTGGTAGAACAGCAAAAGCGGAGGTAA
- a CDS encoding condensation domain-containing protein, whose amino-acid sequence MDIKNIANIYECSPLQKGMLFHAVHQPETGLYIEQIRFSLSDALEKEVFRRAWEKTVERHDALRTTFHWKGINSQLQVVQKK is encoded by the coding sequence ATGGATATAAAAAATATTGCAAATATTTATGAATGCTCTCCCTTGCAAAAAGGTATGCTGTTTCATGCTGTACATCAGCCAGAAACAGGCTTATATATTGAGCAGATTCGGTTCTCATTATCAGATGCTCTTGAAAAGGAAGTTTTCCGTCGGGCTTGGGAAAAGACCGTCGAGCGGCACGATGCTCTAAGGACCACTTTTCATTGGAAAGGGATTAACAGCCAACTTCAGGTAGTACAAAAAAAATAA
- a CDS encoding condensation domain-containing protein, which yields MTLSLLKEVPKYFETKANEVIFAAVASSLKTFTGDKNLVIDLEGHGRDPFTSDIDLSRTVGWFTSVYPVFLEGSLLKAQDNVLLKHAKNSLRRFPNGGITYGVARWLKEMEGPQLSNSLFSYNYLGKVDQTFFRSKHFSFHSYLSESVKNPSEKRVYLLEFEPYIFNEQLCVRIHYSPSFSEEDIGRLCTDILTNIRELIRFCTVTEEIGLVASDFPEANLDQGALDKFLLSLKQSN from the coding sequence TTGACCCTTTCCCTTCTAAAAGAGGTTCCGAAATATTTTGAAACAAAAGCCAATGAAGTCATATTTGCAGCGGTTGCTTCGTCTTTGAAAACTTTTACAGGTGACAAAAATTTAGTGATTGATCTCGAAGGCCATGGGCGTGATCCTTTTACATCTGATATTGATCTTTCAAGGACTGTAGGGTGGTTTACAAGTGTTTATCCAGTCTTTCTGGAAGGTAGCCTTTTAAAGGCTCAAGATAATGTGTTGTTAAAACATGCGAAAAACAGCTTGAGAAGATTTCCAAATGGAGGAATTACCTATGGTGTCGCACGGTGGCTAAAAGAAATGGAGGGGCCGCAGCTTAGTAATAGCCTCTTCAGCTACAACTATCTTGGAAAAGTGGATCAGACTTTTTTCCGTTCAAAACACTTTTCTTTTCACAGCTATCTAAGCGAGTCTGTAAAAAACCCTTCTGAAAAGAGAGTCTATCTCCTAGAATTTGAACCATATATCTTCAATGAGCAACTATGTGTGCGAATACATTATAGTCCAAGTTTTTCTGAAGAAGATATTGGTCGCCTTTGTACAGATATTCTAACTAATATCCGTGAGTTGATACGTTTTTGTACAGTAACGGAAGAAATTGGCCTGGTAGCAAGTGATTTTCCTGAAGCAAACCTGGACCAAGGAGCTTTGGATAAATTTTTGCTTTCTCTTAAACAAAGTAACTAG
- a CDS encoding amino acid adenylation domain-containing protein: protein MQQIGWRIEKLGICQEERIGLAVSQSVEAIVGIIGILKAGGVYIPLDLKYPRERLEYMIMDAGISKIITDGIMDLSVPNINFLLLDDLFHTAEEPLMELNPKQLAYIIYTSGSTGRPKGVMVSHENIYYSTKSREQVYKLNKACRFLLLSSISFDSSMVGIFWTLTVGGEIILTDLNNQLDVPELLGKIQKEKVTHMLSVPSFVQLMLNQAGTAQLRSLECVIVAGEPFPKSLHTSQKEKFPNIDLYNEYGPTEASVWSSYYRLGETCNHPAVPIGYPPAHARIYILDKHLNMVPQGTEGEIYICGRGITRGYNNRPSQTADKFIPNPFGLGERLYQTGDLARYNEDGSIHFLGRIDGQVKVNGFRIEVGEIEAAIEEQVDVDKAVVLLKKKIIYQE from the coding sequence ATCCAGCAAATTGGCTGGAGGATTGAAAAACTTGGAATCTGTCAGGAGGAGAGGATAGGGCTTGCAGTTTCCCAAAGTGTAGAAGCCATTGTTGGGATCATCGGAATTCTAAAGGCCGGTGGAGTCTATATTCCTCTAGACCTTAAGTATCCCAGAGAACGACTCGAATACATGATAATGGATGCAGGCATTTCGAAAATCATCACAGACGGAATAATGGACTTATCTGTACCTAATATAAATTTTCTATTATTGGACGATTTGTTTCATACAGCGGAAGAACCACTAATGGAACTAAATCCAAAGCAGCTGGCATACATCATCTATACGTCAGGCTCAACTGGAAGACCTAAGGGCGTTATGGTGAGCCATGAAAACATTTATTATTCTACCAAGTCAAGAGAGCAAGTATATAAATTGAACAAAGCTTGCCGCTTTCTGCTGCTGTCCTCGATATCCTTTGACAGCTCAATGGTAGGTATTTTCTGGACACTGACGGTCGGCGGGGAAATTATCCTGACAGACTTGAACAATCAGCTTGATGTACCGGAGCTGCTTGGTAAAATTCAAAAAGAAAAAGTAACTCATATGTTAAGTGTCCCCTCGTTTGTTCAGTTAATGCTAAACCAGGCAGGAACAGCACAATTGAGAAGCCTTGAATGTGTAATTGTCGCAGGAGAACCTTTTCCTAAGAGTCTACATACATCTCAGAAGGAAAAATTCCCGAATATAGACCTTTATAACGAATACGGTCCCACGGAAGCTTCAGTGTGGTCCAGCTATTACAGACTCGGTGAAACATGCAATCATCCTGCGGTTCCAATTGGATATCCTCCTGCACATGCAAGAATATATATTCTCGATAAACATCTTAATATGGTTCCTCAAGGCACTGAAGGCGAAATATATATTTGCGGGCGTGGCATCACTAGGGGTTATAATAATCGGCCATCTCAAACTGCAGATAAATTTATTCCAAATCCCTTCGGGTTAGGGGAACGTCTGTACCAAACCGGTGATTTGGCTCGTTATAACGAAGATGGAAGCATTCATTTTCTTGGAAGGATTGACGGACAGGTTAAAGTGAATGGATTCCGCATTGAGGTAGGGGAAATTGAAGCAGCAATTGAAGAACAAGTGGATGTTGATAAAGCGGTCGTGCTCTTAAAAAAGAAAATAATCTATCAAGAATAG